TGCACGAGTGAAGTGTTCTCACTTGATTCTGTTAGAATGTGTCTACGTCTGGAATTACCTGTTCTCTACTTTGTGGAACTTCCCAGTAAAACCGTCGAGGGGAACATTCTTAACTACTGACTCAATTTCATCAGTGATTACAACTCAGGCTTTCTATTACTTCTAGTCAGTTTTGgagatttttcttccatttactttGAGTTGTTCCAATTTAAGCTGcatgcttatttttctttggctttaaaaatatagacataCAGCATATACGTGTATAAATGGCACTATTTATCTGTAGATGCACATACATTTAGGGGCCATGAAATGTTTTTTTGTGCTGCTTTAGCTCTGTTCcacaaatcttaatttttttctttttgagaccgtctcgctctgtcacccaggctggagtgcagtggctcgatcttggctcactgcagcctctacctcccgggttcaagtgattctcccacttcagcctcccaagcagctgggactacaggtttgcaccaccacacccagctaatttttgtatttttagtagagatggggttttatcatgttggccacgctggtctcaaactcctgacctcaagtgattcacccacctcccaaagtgctgggattaacagcatgagccaccatgccaggccctgttccaCAAATTTTAATACGTagcattttcattatcttttagtTCCAAATATTTCTAATATCCATTAGGAATTCTTTAACTCATAGGTAATTTAtaagtgtgttttaaaaattccaaatatgaaatgccactgcactccagcctgagtgacagagcaagactctatctcaaaaacaaacaaacaaaaaattagctcaaattttttttaacGACATTGGGATATGGTCAGATTAACGACACTGATCCCTTGAAATATCTTAAGACTTCTTTTCTGGACAAAGTAGGTGGTCAGTTTCTATCCATGTTCCATACATGCATGGAAAGAGTATGTATCCTTTTCAGATCCTGTTTTGTCTATCTCTTAGCTCAAGCTCATACCCATCTCACATCTGATCTTTCACAGGGCTTTTTCATCAGTCGCCTCTGTCTAGTAACAGTCATACCAGCTCGCTTTCAGTTACAATCTGTCTCGTAACTGGAGAGTTTCATcaaaagaattttatttacaGCTTTGTCATCCATATGCCACTAAAATTCACCTGAGTTTTTTCAACCTACACTCATTTTGATTGCCTGGAGCTCAGGATTTAATTTTTCCATCCCACTTTGTATCTTCCATTTGCTTCACTCTCTCTCcagcttttattctctttctctttccctagcTACAATGCACTTGACCCAACTCACATGCGTGGACTCGAGAAGGTCTGCTCCCTCCCTCCGAATTCTGAGCAGTAAAATGCCGCCCCGGGGAACTggagaacagaaaggaatgagaCCCCAACAGGCAGAAGCCAAGAGAACGGGGAGGAGCCATGGCGTTCTGCCCCAGGAGGCACCATGCCTGGACGTGCTCCTACCACTCCCGAGTGCCAGGTGCCCATATGCCACACCTCAGGGTTGTCCTCTGTTCCGGTCAGCTGCGGACTAACGTGGCCCGGCAGCAGAGGCCACTGTCTTCTGTCCTGTGGCTCCTGCCAACACAGGCAGTGGGGAACGGGCAGTGACTGCCCACCCCCACCGTTCCTCCTCCCTGACCCTGCAAACCTCGGGGAAGCTTTCAGGCCCGGGAAAGAAGACCAGGCCCCAGTCTGGCTCACCCTTTCCCTGGGTCTGAAGGTCCCGGATTCTGCGTTCAGGGATGACGCTGaaactttctctttctcacaTGTGATCTGGGCCCTCACAACTCACCAGAGCACCACTGTGTCCCCCTCACATGGAGGGGCCGAGGTCTGTGGAGATCCTGGGACAGAGCCAGCGTCAAGGACTCAGAGGGTGCCCTGGAGTCTCCTAGGACGAAGATGCAGCCCCAGGTGGGAAAGACTCAGACCAGGCCTGCGCGCTCCAGGTCCTGCGGCAGGATGCGGCCCTTCTTGCGGGCTCTGAGCAGGCGGCGCTCGGCGCGAGCCGCCTTCTTCCTGCGCAGGTTCTGCCGCCGCCGGTCCTGGCGCTGCTGCATCTTCTCCACCACGCCGGCCGTGCGCTTCTCCCACCGGCGCTGCCGCTGCGCCCTGCGCTTCTCCTTGCGCTTCAGGGCCTCCTGCAGCAGGCGTTCGTCGTCGCGGATCTTCACACCCTCCGCCTTGTAGAGGAGGTTGGTCCACTTCATCTTCGCCTCCAGCTCCTGCGCCTTCCCCTCATCCTGGCCGCGCAGCTCGTCCAGCCGGCTCTGCCGTGCCTGCAGGCGCTCCAGGAGCTGCCGGTAGTTCCTCCCGGTCAGCGGCGTGAGgttccccttcaccctctgcctcttctcttttctgcGCTGCGCCTTGCTGGCCGGCTCGTCTTCGCTCACCTCCACCTGGGAAAAAGGTATGACATCAGCTTATGCCAGCCCCGCACTAGGCCCCAGCCTTGGCCAGCACCCTAAGGTACCTGCGAGGTCCCCGTCACCACCTTACAGAGGTGATGGGGTTTGGAGAGAAGTCATGAAGCTAACAAGGGCCAACGCTGAGGCCTGAAGCTGACCCAGCCCACCTGAGGACCCAGCTCCCGCTCACCTTATTGAAGATCAGCCCAGGTGGCTCCCGCGGCTCCGTGCAGGCCCCCTCTGGGGTTGGCTCCACCACCTCCTGGGCCTCCACGGCCTCCTCAGCCTTCCTGGCCTTCTCTTTCGCCCGCAGCTCCTTTCGCTTCCTCTTCTTCCGTTCCCGTTCCTGCTTTCTCCGCCGCCTTTTCTCCAGGGCGGCAGGGGACAGCTCCTTAGCACTGCCCTGGGGGAAAGAGGCACCCACTCATTAAAGTTCTCTCAACCCCAGGGTCCCCCAGCCTGGCCCATGGTCGAGAAGAATCAGGGCTGGAAGGCAGGTGAGGAAATCCTCACCTGAACAAGGGGCCCATGGAGTTCAATGTTCCACAAAAAGCAAATGACCCCAAAAGGGAGAAGGGACCCCCAAATAAGAATCACAGCTTCCAATTCCCGGGTGCTTACCCCGTGTCAGGATACATTACAAACATGGTTTCACAGGTCATACatcgttttatagatgaggagggTCAAGATCACTGCCTAGAACTTGGAGTTGAGGTCTGAACACCTGTCCAGACCGCTGCCCGTTCTGTTCACGAGGTACCCAAACGAAGCCCTCCCCAATGGCCTTTCCCATCCCCTGGCCAACAAGAGCCCTACACCAGCCCAAAAGAGACGTGTGCTTCAGGAACAAGGGCCCGGAGCCTTGCTCACCTCTTAGGAACCCCACACTGTACCTCGGGATGGCGGAGGAGAGTAGCTGGGGACTGTCCCCCACACAGCACGAGGCCTTAAGGAAGAGCCCCAGGGAAAGGGTGGGTAGGAGCCAACACAGGGGAGACAGTACCATTCAGCACAAAGAGCTGCATTGGCGCTTCCTGTGCCTGGCCACTCAGCTCAAGTCCCTACTCAACTCACAGGACTATCACGACATTTGGAGAAACAGACACAGGAGGTGCCCATCCCAGTGTCGGTTCAGCAAAGGTAGCTTCCCAGAAGGAAGGAGACTGATGAGCTTGGGGACTGAGGTTCTCCAAGAAAATAACTGCTCTCCCAGGGCACAGCTGCTGGGGCCCTGGCAGACTCGCTGCAGAGGGGAGAACAGGGGCTACAGCCCCTCGCTGAGAGCTGACCCCAGGGAGAACACAGGCAGAGCAGTGACGGCACTCCAGCAAACCTGCCCGCCTACCTGGCCCCGGGCCTCCTGGATCTTCTCATGCAGTCGCTGTCGCAGAACATCCAGAGCAAAGACAGACTCAGGCTCAGTAGCCAGGCCATCTGCAGGGAAGGAGACAGGACTGCAGGGggccctctcttcccctccccctccctccctagGGCCACGAATCCCTGTTCCACTGTGGCCACTCATGGATCTGCGGGGCAATTCCAGTAAATTCTACTTCACCGCTTCAACCTGGACTAGTTCCTACAACATCCTCCAGGGCAGGTAACTGAGTGCCTCACGAGGTAGGTCACTGTGGTATGAGAAAACACTTCCTACAGTGCAAGCCAAATCATCTCCTCCACATTTTGTAGCCTGGGCCCCAGAACAAGTTGGCTCTCACAAGGCCCCTGCAGAGACCTGAGGGCAGGGAAGCTCTTCAAGCCAAGCTGCTCCAGGTCCTCAGAGACACTGCCTTGCCCCCTAACATCCTGCTAGCCATGTGGCCTGGAACGCCACACAGTTCCTTCGGTCCCATTCACCCTAGCGCTCCTGTGATCTTTGCTCTTGGGGAAGTCTTGTGCTATCCCTGTGTACCtgatactgctttttttttcttaacagcaGAGGGGACCAAGCccaagcccagccccagccctaccCTGCACAGAACCAACATGCCCTGAAGCCTCTCACCTGCAGGGTTCCCTGCTGAGCTGGAAGCCCAAGCTGCTTCCTCTTTGGCTGCCTCAGGCCTCCTGGCCCCAGAGGCTGCTGGAGATTTCTCCCCCAAGGACTTGGCCTTGTGCTCGGCAGCCTTCTCTTCCTGCTTCCGgaatttcttttgtgttttcttccttttcttttttgggggccCTGCAGTTTCTGAGCCTTGAGTTTTGCCAGCTGAAATGCAAAATAAGAAAGAGTTAAGTCCCAATCTCATGGCCCATTCAGTAGGCAGGAAAGGCTCACCAAGGCTTTGATCCCAGGAGGATGCAGAAAGAGGATCAGGATCGGGGGCCAGAGACACTGATCCTAGAGCTCAGAACCACAACCTTGACCCAGTAGTTCTGCTTGTGAGAATTCATCATGCACAAAGATTAGGCTTCAAGGACGTTCATCACATTATTTGAGTGAAACATTAGAAAAACCTGAATATCCACCTCCACTAACAATTTCTGGCCCTGCTTTACAGTAAGCTACCATGCTGCCATCAAACACAATGACAAGGGCTTTCATTTTAGCTGCTGACggttatgtttacttttttttttttttgagatggagtctcactctgttgcccaggctggagtgcagtggcgcgatctctgctcactgcaaactccacctctcgggttcaagcgattctcttgcctcagcctcccgggtagctgggattacaggcgcccaccactgtgctcggataatttttgtatttttagtagagatggggtttcaccatgttgtccaggatggtcttgatcttctgatcttgtgatccgcccgcctcggcctcccaaagttctgggattacaggcgtaaggcCCCACGCCCGgacaatgtttacattttaaatgggagAAATCAGTCTAAGTAAAGTAGGAGCTGAATcgttttaatgaaaaaaaaaaaaaaaaaaaaaaaaacaacttgaaaaaGGATGAGAAAGACAGATGGAAGACATACTGGGTAATGAGAAAATTCACTTAAGATTTTGGATTTGCTATAACCAATATATCGTCCTTGAATAAAAAGGAAACCCCGTTTTATCTCTGGTGGTTCCAGAGACCCTActgctctcctctcctcctgggCCCAGACAGCACTGACAAGTCCCCGCTGTCGGCTTCCCCACCTGATTATCTACTTCCCTTGTGCAGCGTGGTCACCAGGCCATGAGAACCCTAAGCGCAGGAGCCCTCTgccatcttcctcctccccacaccGCCCTATGCCGGTAGTGAAGGGACTGAAAGGGTCTTTTCCCACTGACTGACCGTtactcctgtctctactaaaccccgtctctactaaaaatacaaaaattagccgggcgtggtggcgggcgcctgtagtcccggctactcgggaggctgaggcacgagaatggcgtgaacccgggaggcggagcttgcggtgagccgcgatcgcgctactgcactccagcctgggcgacagagcgagactccatctcaaaaaaaaaaaaaaaaacaaggaagggaAACGGCGGTGATTTCACAAGTCACTTAGACTTTTTTTCTAGTACTTTACAGACTTGTCTACACCGGCTCCGGCCGCGTCCCCCGTTTCGCAGGCCCCTTAGTCCCGGCCCGGCCCTGTGCGTTACCCCGCGTGCGCGCCTGCTGCTCCGGGCCCGAATGGGAGCAGATCTTCTTGGCCAGGCTCTGCAGGTAGGCGTCCTTGGCGAGTAGAGAGGCCATGGCGGAGACCTGGGCCGTTCACGACTCACACCTTCCCCGCTGCGCGTGCGACTCTCACCACCTCCGCCGGAAACCACCACACGGGCAGGCGCCGCCAGACGAGCGCCGACCCGCCAGCCCGCGCGCTCGATTAGCCAGGCCTGACTCCGCCGGAAGCGGCGCGCGGGGCGGGGCGCACAGCCTTGTGGGCCGAGGGCAGCCAATCTCCGCCCCAAGTCGGTGCAGCAGGAACCCCCGAGACCTGGCCTTAGTGCCTCAATCACCCCGGTCCCGCACGTGTTCCTGcgctcccctcacccccacccccggcACAGCAGGCGCTCATGAGTAGGGGCGAAGTGAATGAATGACCAGCAGTACATTCATTCCGTCCTTTGGGGTGGGGGGCCTCAGGTCTCAGGCGGACGCAGACTGAGCGCCTGGCACGTGGCAGGCCCTAGGTTCAGTCCCAGGGGACACAAGCAGTGTGTCACACACACAGATGTGTTCTCGGCGAGTGTCTGCCGTAGAGGTGACTGATAAACCTGGCAAGCGTGTGACTGTCAGGTGAGGGGAGCGCCAAAGAAAGCCcaggggaaaagggagaagtGTTGGGCGGGACGGAGCCGGCATGTTCAAGGAAGACCCCCTGGGCAGTGGCTTTTGCtctgaaaaatagaattacacaCTACGATTTCCTCCCCCACCccggagacggagtctcgctctgttgcccaggctggagtgcagtggcaagatcttggctcactgcaacctccgcctcccgggttcaagcaattctcctgcctcagcctccggagtagctgggattacagacgtgtaccaccacgcccagctaatttttgtatttttagtagagacatggtttcaccatgttggccaggctggtctcgaactcctgacctcaggtgatccgcccacctccgcctcccatagTGCtcggattgtaggcatgagccaccgcgcccggcccacactaCGATTTTTAACACAAGATGTGCCCTTTATAATAACTCACTAGGGGCAGGAGAAAAGAGAGGTCATGGCCTGAGGCTTGGGACCACCACACCCCAGTTCCTGCACTGGAAAATTACAGGCTCGTTAAGGACCCAGAGCCCCTTCCAGGGCCACCCTGTTGGTCGAGAAGGGAGAACTTAGACTCTTAAATTACAATTTGAAAAGATGGCtgctaatatatatattagaaacagTAAGAACTGTTGTATTTGAAACAGAACTAAACTTTCTTCCTCTAACTTCTGCCatgaagtgatttaaaaatatttttttggccaggcacagtggctcacgcctgtaatcccagcattttggaggccaaggcaggaggatcacttgagccctagagttggagaccagcctgggcaacatagtgaaaccctgtctccacaaaaaaaattttaaattagccaagcgtggtggcccgcccctgtagtctcaactaaggaggctgagaagagaggatcaacttgaaccggggaggcagaggttgcagtgagccaagatcacgccactgcattctagcctggagtGCCAGGCTGTCTCAAGAAATAcgtatttttttcacttttaaaaaaggcAGTCAAATTTAGCAGTGTGGGGGTTGAATGCCAACTATAGTGACACTAAGGTTAATTAGTTCTGACATCCCACTGCCATTCAGACCAGCCTGGAGGTGATGTTTCATGGAGGATGGGCATGACACTGCTGATGACTCCCCTGAACTGCTGGGTGTCTTAACACCATCACCTACTGAGTTCAGAATGGGCATCTGACCCCCCAAGCCccatctcttcctctgtcaacccTTTTTTCAGTTAAAGCGGCTCCATCCTTCCAGGTGCTTGGGCCAGAACTTGAAACCACTGACTCCTTTCTTATTCCCCACATCCAATGCTTCAGCAAATCCTGTTAGCTGTGCCTTCAGAGCACCTCCAGAATCTGACTGGACCCACGCCCATCTCACCACCACTTTggtcctgttttatttattttttgaaatggggagtctcactctttctcccaggctggagtgcagtggtgtaatcttggctgactgcagtctccacctcctgggttctgcctcagtctcctgagtagctgggactataggcgcatgccaccatgcctggctgatttctttttttcttttttttttttttttttttttgaggtggagttttgctcttgttgcccaggctggagtgcagtggcctgatctcggctcactgcaacctccgcctcctgggttcaagtgattctcctgcctctgcctaccgagtagctgggattacaggcatgcaccaccacgcccggcttatttttgtatttttagtagagacagggtttctccatgttggtcaggctggtcttgaaatcccgacctcaggcgatctgcccgcctcggcctcccaaagtgctgggattacaggcatgagccgccgcacccggctaatttctatattttttagtagagacggggttttagcatgttgcccaggctggtctcaaaactcctgaccacaagtgatccacccgctttggcttctcaaagtgctgggattacagcatgagccaccgggcctgacCTGGTCCTGTTTTAGATTTTAAGACTCCAAAATAACAACCAAATGCAACACACAATAAAAATAGGCATAAAAGCCTTTCAGCTGGAACTGCCGTCTTCCAGTAATTCGCCAAAATGAcgaacacaaagggaaagaggagagacacCCGATATatgttctctaggccttttagaaaacatgcagttgttcctttggccacgAATATGCGAATTGATAAGAAAGGTGACATTGTAGACATCAAAGAAATGtgtactgttcaaaaaggaatgccccGTAAGTGTCACCATGGCTAGACTGGGAGAGTCTACAGTGTTCCCCAGCATGCTGTTGGCACTGTTGTAAACAAGtaagggcaagattcttgccaagagaattaatgtgcaTATTCAGCACACTAAGCACTCTAAGAGCCGAGACAGCTTCCTGAAACgcgtgaaggaaaatgatcagaaaaagagggaagccaaagagaaaggtacctggATTCAACTGAAGcgccagcctgctccacccagagaagcacgctgtgagaaccaatgggaaggagCTTGAGCTG
The nucleotide sequence above comes from Nomascus leucogenys isolate Asia chromosome 8, Asia_NLE_v1, whole genome shotgun sequence. Encoded proteins:
- the SURF6 gene encoding surfeit locus protein 6 isoform X1 — encoded protein: MASLLAKDAYLQSLAKKICSHSGPEQQARTRAGKTQGSETAGPPKKKRKKTQKKFRKQEEKAAEHKAKSLGEKSPAASGARRPEAAKEEAAWASSSAGNPADGLATEPESVFALDVLRQRLHEKIQEARGQGSAKELSPAALEKRRRRKQERERKKRKRKELRAKEKARKAEEAVEAQEVVEPTPEGACTEPREPPGLIFNKVEVSEDEPASKAQRRKEKRQRVKGNLTPLTGRNYRQLLERLQARQSRLDELRGQDEGKAQELEAKMKWTNLLYKAEGVKIRDDERLLQEALKRKEKRRAQRQRRWEKRTAGVVEKMQQRQDRRRQNLRRKKAARAERRLLRARKKGRILPQDLERAGLV
- the SURF6 gene encoding surfeit locus protein 6 isoform X2; amino-acid sequence: MASLLAKDAYLQSLAKKICSHSGPEQQARTRAGKTQGSETAGPPKKKRKKTQKKFRKQEEKAAEHKAKSLGEKSPAASGARRPEAAKEEAAWASSSAGNPADGLATEPESVFALDVLRQRLHEKIQEARGQVVLRSCPLPPWRKGGGESRNGNGRRGSERSCGRKRRPGRLRRPWRPRRWWSQPQRGPARSRGSHLG